TTTAATTAACTGGTAGGTTGTGACAAACAAAATAACGGCGGCAGCTGCGGCATACCATAAATCATGAACTTCCGCGATCATTGCACTACGAGGTTTAGCCAATCTAATTAGACCAAAGATAATTTCAACCCCAATGGGAATAAGAAACAGCGGCAGTATCTTCTTCAACCTGATACTAAGATATTCACTCATCTTCCTACCTCCTCAAAGTAAGCTTCTTCAAGGCTGCTGTATTTATTTAAGATATTTTTCTTCGTATCTTGTAAAAGCAACTGCCCATTCCTCATCAAGATTACCTCGTCAAACATACTACCCAAATCGCGCAATAAGTGCGTAACAATTAAGACAGTACTGTCTTTTCGGCGATAATTTTCAATTGCTTCAATAAAGGCTGCCCGATTAATCGGATCAATCGCCGATAATGGCTCATCCATCACGTAAAAATCTGTATTCCTTGATAAAATCAATGCCAAATGAATTTCCTCGTGATTTCCCTTAGAGCCGTCATGAATTTTCATATTGGGATCGAGTTTAAAATGAGCCAAAATTTTCAGAGCACGCTTTTCATCAAAATCAGAAAAAGATTGCTTAAATAATTTTATTGCCTGTTTAATTCGCAAGTTTTCATAGAGAAAAAATCTATCAGGCATATAGGCAATGCTTTCATCAACTGTTCTTGCTCCTTTAAAGCGATTTAGTCTGCCTATTATTACATTAATCAGCGTCGTTTTACCGGCACCATTTTCACCAAGAATACCGACTATTTTGCCATTATTAGTAAGCCGGATACTTAAATTATTTAAAGAAATATGCTTACCATATTTAACCGTTAAGTTACTTAATTTCATATTGCTTCCTTTCTAATATAATAATGCATCAGTTTTACTGTACTAGAATATTGTAACGCCATTACAAATAGCAAGCAAATTACCAAAAAAATGACTTAGGTAAGAACCTAAGTCACATTTTTTAATATTAACAGTTAAATCAAGAATTTTTCATCCTTTAAGTAGAAGTGCTTGACGATTGTCGTCAATAAAATATAGAGAATCAAAATTCCCAAAATGACCCACATATAGCTAAGTGGCATTGGACCAAACTTGAGTGCATCAGCAACAACAGAGAATGGTAATAGAGTACCGATAATCCCTGCGCCAAAGGTTGCCAAGATGACCGCATAAGTTGCATGCTGCTGGATGAATGGCAAGTGGCGATCACGCAAGGCGTGAATAACCATTTCCTGTGTCCAGAGCGACTCAATAAACCAGCCAGTATGAAACAGAGCCACAAAGGCAACTTGTTGAGCTGGTGAAATCGCAGTATAACTGCCGCCAACAAGTCGCGGACAAATTAGAAAGTATAACAACGCAAACGTCACAATGTCAAAGACTGAAGAAGTCGGACCAAAGTAAAACATAAACTTCGGCAATTTCTTAGTTGACCAAGTCCGCGGCTGCTTCAAATATTCATCCGACATTGTATCAAACGGTAGTGACAAGCAACTAGTACCATACAGTAAGTCTAGAATTAGAAGCTGCAGCGGCAGCATTGGCAGGAATGGCAAGAACGATGAGGCAACTAAAATCGATAAAATGTTACCAAAATTCGAGGATAAGGTAATCTTGATATATTTCATCGTGTTACCAAAGACCTTACGACCAATTCTGACGCCCTTTTCTAGCACATTCAAATCCTTGTGCAGCAAAATAATGTCAGCTGACTCCTTAGCAATATCAACCGCGGTATCAACAGAAATCGAAACATCAGCTGCCTTCATTGCGGGAGCATCGTTAATGCCGTCCCCCATATAGCCAACTGTGTGCCCATTTTGCTTGAGCAAATTAATAATCTTCGTCTTGTCTTCTGGTGACAACTTAACAAAGATGTTGCATTCTTCAACCATCTTAGCCAATTCTTCAGGACTCTTGCCATCTAAATCAGCACCAGAATACACGTTATCAACGTTTAATCCAACTTGCAGACCAACCGTTCTTGTGACCGCCTCATTGTCGCCTGTTAGGATTTTGACATTAATCCCATCTCTCTTTAACTTAGCTAAAGCATTCTTGGCACTTTCCTTTGGTGGATCAAGGAAGGCTAAAAAGCCACACAAAATCAAGTTGCTTTCATCTTTAGTGGAGAACTCACCAACTGGTGCGGGATTAGGCTTATACCCCAGCATAATTACCCGCAGGCCGTCATCATTCATGTTATCAATCTTAGCCATGACCTTTTGCTTGCGCTCAGGCGTTAACGCCAAAATCTGCCCGTCAACTTCGACACGATTGGAAACAGCGATCATTTCTTCTGCAGCACCCTTGGTTACCAAGAGGTGCTCGCCGTGTTCACGGTCCGAGTTTTCAACCACAACACTCATGCGCCGTCTAGAAAAGTCAAACGGAATTTCATCAATCTTATTATAATCACGTTGAATTTCGTTAACGTCAAGCTCATCACCAGCCGCTTCAATTATTGCCTTATCAATCAAATTTTTCATCCCTGTTTGATAATAAGAATTGAGGTAGCCAAGCTCCAAAATTTTAGGCGTTTCCCGCAAATTTAAATCATAGTGTCGTTCCAAAACGACCTTATCCTGCGTTAACGTCCCCGTCTTATCGGTACAGAGCACATCAGCCGAGCCAAAGTTTTGAATTGAATTCATTTTTTTAACAATTGTGCCGTGCTTGGACATCTCAACTGAACCCTTAACCAAGTTAGTCGTCACAATAACCGGCAGCATTTCTGGTGTCAGTCCCACAGCCGTTGCAATTGCAAAGATTAAGGCATCAATCCAGTTGCCCTTGGTCAAACCGTTGATAATGAGCACTAGTGGCGCAATAATTGCGGTCATGGTAATTAATAACTTCGAAATATTTTTAATACCAACGTCAAAGGACGTATTCTTGACATCACTTCTGGCAATGTCATGAGCCAGCTTGCCAAACATGGTATGTGAACCCGTCGCAAAGGCGACACCAAGCCCAGCGCCGGAAACAATCGTTGTCCCCTCATATAAAACATTGGGGTAATCAAGATAATCACGGTCTTTACCTACGCCCGGTCTCTTAGTGGCAATCTTTTCCACAGGGCTTGACTCACCATTGAGCGAGCTTGACGAACAAAAGAGGTCCTTACTTGAAAGCAGTCGCATGTCAGCGGGCACCAAGTCCCCTGCTCCCAGCCGAATAACATCACCGATAACTACTTGATCGGTCGGGATTTCTTGGTCCTTACCATCACGAATAACATCGGTAGTAACTGATACCATCTTCAGCAGCGAATTAACGGCATTAGACGACTTAATGTTCTGGATAAAACTGGTAATCCCAGATATCAAAACCATTGTCACCATAATTAACACTGTACTTAAATCTTTCTGTCCAGCCGGGACAAAAATATAGTCAGTAAACAGCGACAGCGTTGCTAGAACTAACAGAATCAAGGTAAACGGTGTAATAAACGCCTCAGCTAAAAAGCGTAGCTTAGAATCGTGT
The sequence above is a segment of the Lactobacillus sp. ESL0677 genome. Coding sequences within it:
- a CDS encoding ABC transporter ATP-binding protein; the encoded protein is MKLSNLTVKYGKHISLNNLSIRLTNNGKIVGILGENGAGKTTLINVIIGRLNRFKGARTVDESIAYMPDRFFLYENLRIKQAIKLFKQSFSDFDEKRALKILAHFKLDPNMKIHDGSKGNHEEIHLALILSRNTDFYVMDEPLSAIDPINRAAFIEAIENYRRKDSTVLIVTHLLRDLGSMFDEVILMRNGQLLLQDTKKNILNKYSSLEEAYFEEVGR
- the mgtA gene encoding magnesium-translocating P-type ATPase translates to MLRKPNNQAESKDLQRVKAIAKETRAETLARLHASSNGLSSKQADKNREEYGSNRIASNKHDSKLRFLAEAFITPFTLILLVLATLSLFTDYIFVPAGQKDLSTVLIMVTMVLISGITSFIQNIKSSNAVNSLLKMVSVTTDVIRDGKDQEIPTDQVVIGDVIRLGAGDLVPADMRLLSSKDLFCSSSSLNGESSPVEKIATKRPGVGKDRDYLDYPNVLYEGTTIVSGAGLGVAFATGSHTMFGKLAHDIARSDVKNTSFDVGIKNISKLLITMTAIIAPLVLIINGLTKGNWIDALIFAIATAVGLTPEMLPVIVTTNLVKGSVEMSKHGTIVKKMNSIQNFGSADVLCTDKTGTLTQDKVVLERHYDLNLRETPKILELGYLNSYYQTGMKNLIDKAIIEAAGDELDVNEIQRDYNKIDEIPFDFSRRRMSVVVENSDREHGEHLLVTKGAAEEMIAVSNRVEVDGQILALTPERKQKVMAKIDNMNDDGLRVIMLGYKPNPAPVGEFSTKDESNLILCGFLAFLDPPKESAKNALAKLKRDGINVKILTGDNEAVTRTVGLQVGLNVDNVYSGADLDGKSPEELAKMVEECNIFVKLSPEDKTKIINLLKQNGHTVGYMGDGINDAPAMKAADVSISVDTAVDIAKESADIILLHKDLNVLEKGVRIGRKVFGNTMKYIKITLSSNFGNILSILVASSFLPFLPMLPLQLLILDLLYGTSCLSLPFDTMSDEYLKQPRTWSTKKLPKFMFYFGPTSSVFDIVTFALLYFLICPRLVGGSYTAISPAQQVAFVALFHTGWFIESLWTQEMVIHALRDRHLPFIQQHATYAVILATFGAGIIGTLLPFSVVADALKFGPMPLSYMWVILGILILYILLTTIVKHFYLKDEKFLI